One region of Wyeomyia smithii strain HCP4-BCI-WySm-NY-G18 chromosome 3, ASM2978416v1, whole genome shotgun sequence genomic DNA includes:
- the LOC129733363 gene encoding RING finger protein 44-like isoform X3, with translation MNPGHSGTSRRPYSRGAAPRNRSRMPFSPHHSHHSNRNHGGHNQTWYNKDMENGFNYGAGPSHNDRRNNMSMLDRNRHTMSASTIDRHSNHFEGPSNSARGSDLHLDTRSALSMDSMRNGRENNRERISPTYHQGSSSHSNNHQTPSPSYGSDGNNGMKSDSPSRKRRRVQRMPSQSPPAIWEHRRSPRNNNNHHNNHHNHPPQQQQPPVHLNQHHQNSHNHLHLPQHQPGAAQLQQGSPPLRRPRFRDQPRPWEPMPQVFQQPSPPQPQHQHPSLMVDINQVPVSLPLGHHEQVWTYSTGPHISICSGHPAAPHIPPCQVHGVYSQPFAQTCNIGGHFGPFASTPAALAVPHPQPHQPHYQHPHLAQQRADGFSLDGLDHTSASPLHVSPLAAAHIHSSPQMAQISPPQPIYISTETVLNILQGRTSQFELLHRTARRAITAPRRNFTRFHWPAPPAPHPHAHPAHRHPSLPHQTLAPQPTQVSLSATPSAYSGILLNFLAMFPLSTYGQPDLNSPDSNETENYEALLSLAERLGEAKPRGLARPEIDQLPSYKFNAETHTGDQTSCVVCMCDFEARQILRVLPCSHEFHAKCVDKWLRSNRTCPICRGNASEYFESSEGQ, from the exons ATGAATCCAGGCCATTCGGGAACATCAAGACGGCCATATTCACGGGGAGCCGCCCCGAGGAATCGGTCCCGTATGCCGTTCTCACCCCATCATTCACATCATTCCAATCGTAACCACGGTGGTCACAATCAGACGTGGTATAACAAGGACATGGAAAATGGCTTCAATTATGG AGCCGGACCAAGTCATAATGACCGCCGTAATAACATGAGTATGCTGGATAGAAACCGGCATACAATGAGTGCTTCAACTATCGATCGACATTCG AATCACTTCGAAGGACCTTCGAATTCTGCTCGGGGGTCTGATCTGCATTTGGATACGAGGTCTGCCTTGTCTATGGATTCGATGCGTAACGGCCGTGAAAACAACCGAGAGCGCATAAGTCCGACATACCACCAAGGCAGCAGTTCGCACTCAAACAACCACCAAACACCAAGTCCTTCGTATGGTTCAGATGGTAACAACGGTATGAAATCTGACAGTCCCTCCCGCAAAAGGCGCCGTGTCCAAAGAATGCCTAGTCAGTCCCCGCCAGCAATATGGGAACATCGAAGATCTCCTCGAAACAACAATAATCATCATAACAATCATCATAATCATCCACCACAGCAACAACAGCCGCCTGTGCATCTGAATCAACATCATCAGAATTCGCACAATCATCTACACTTGCCACAACACCAGCCTGGTGCGGCTCAATTGCAACAGGGTAGTCCACCTTTGCGTAGACCAAGATTCCGTGATCAACCACGTCCCTGGGAACCAATGCCGCAGGTATTCCAACAACCATCGCCACCTCAACCGCAGCACCAGCATCCTTCCTTGATGGTCGATATCAATCAAGTTCCTGTAAGCCTTCCATTGGGGCACCATGAACAGGTGTGGACGTACTCAACGGGACCACATATTTCTATCTGCTCAGGACATCCTGCGGCACCACATATACCACCTTGCCAA GTTCATGGTGTGTACTCGCAACCATTTGCTCAAACTTGTAACATCGGTGGACACTTCGGCCCGTTCGCCTCCACACCCGCTGCACTGGCTGTTCCTCATCCGCAGCCTCATCAACCACACTATCAACACCCTCATTTAGCACAACAG CGAGCTGACGGATTTTCACTGGATGGTTTGGACCATACTAGTGCTTCGCCACTGCATGTCTCTCCGCTTGCTGCTGCCCATATTCATTCCTCGCCGCAAATGGCTCAAATTTCACCTCCGCAGCCAATTTATATATCGACCGAA ACCGTGTTAAATATTCTCCAGGGCCGTACCAGTCAGTTCGAGCTGCTTCATAGAACGGCTCGACGCGCAATCACCGCACCACGCCGAAACTTCACTCGATTCCATTGGCCTGCACCACCAGCGCCGCATCCTCACGCTCATCCTGCTCATCGTCATCCCAGCCTGCCGCATCAGACGCTGGCTCCGCAGCCTACACAGGTTTCATTGTCCGCCACACCGTCCGCCTACTCTGGCATCCTGTTGAACTTTTT GGCTATGTTCCCGCTGTCTACGTACGGCCAACCTGACTTGAACTCGCCAGACTCTAATGAAACGGAGAATTATGAAGCTTTGCTAAGCCTAGCTGAACGTTTGGGAGAAGCGAAACCACGTGGCCTTGCGCGGCCCGAAATCGATCAGCTGCCAAGTTACAAATTTAACGCCGAAACTCATACAG GGGATCAAACGTCGTGTGTGGTATGCATGTGTGACTTCGAGGCACGACAAATTTTGAGAGTTCTACCGTGTTCTCACGAGTTTCATGCCAAGTGTGTCGACAAATGGCTAAGG tctAACCGAACCTGCCCTATCTGCCGTGGCAACGCATCAGAATATTTCGAGAGCAGCGAAGGCCAATAG
- the LOC129733363 gene encoding E3 ubiquitin-protein ligase RNF38-like isoform X2, giving the protein MNPGHSGTSRRPYSRGAAPRNRSRMPFSPHHSHHSNRNHGGHNQTWYNKDMENGFNYGDNNGSSPKESFTYSPKSPPMQLHSTPITNRPILMPYGATDDGSVNNRSQQILRAGPSHNDRRNNMSMLDRNRHTMSASTIDRHSNHFEGPSNSARGSDLHLDTRSALSMDSMRNGRENNRERISPTYHQGSSSHSNNHQTPSPSYGSDGNNGMKSDSPSRKRRRVQRMPSQSPPAIWEHRRSPRNNNNHHNNHHNHPPQQQQPPVHLNQHHQNSHNHLHLPQHQPGAAQLQQGSPPLRRPRFRDQPRPWEPMPQVFQQPSPPQPQHQHPSLMVDINQVPVSLPLGHHEQVWTYSTGPHISICSGHPAAPHIPPCQVHGVYSQPFAQTCNIGGHFGPFASTPAALAVPHPQPHQPHYQHPHLAQQRADGFSLDGLDHTSASPLHVSPLAAAHIHSSPQMAQISPPQPIYISTEGRTSQFELLHRTARRAITAPRRNFTRFHWPAPPAPHPHAHPAHRHPSLPHQTLAPQPTQVSLSATPSAYSGILLNFLAMFPLSTYGQPDLNSPDSNETENYEALLSLAERLGEAKPRGLARPEIDQLPSYKFNAETHTGDQTSCVVCMCDFEARQILRVLPCSHEFHAKCVDKWLRSNRTCPICRGNASEYFESSEGQ; this is encoded by the exons ATGAATCCAGGCCATTCGGGAACATCAAGACGGCCATATTCACGGGGAGCCGCCCCGAGGAATCGGTCCCGTATGCCGTTCTCACCCCATCATTCACATCATTCCAATCGTAACCACGGTGGTCACAATCAGACGTGGTATAACAAGGACATGGAAAATGGCTTCAATTATGG TGATAATAACGGGAGTAGTCCTAAAGAATCCTTCACATATTCACCAAAATCCCCACCAATGCAATTACATTCCACTCCAATCACCAATCGTCCAATTTTAATGCCTTACGGTGCTACTGATGATGGTAGTGTTAATAATAGATCTCAACAAATTCTTAGAGCCGGACCAAGTCATAATGACCGCCGTAATAACATGAGTATGCTGGATAGAAACCGGCATACAATGAGTGCTTCAACTATCGATCGACATTCG AATCACTTCGAAGGACCTTCGAATTCTGCTCGGGGGTCTGATCTGCATTTGGATACGAGGTCTGCCTTGTCTATGGATTCGATGCGTAACGGCCGTGAAAACAACCGAGAGCGCATAAGTCCGACATACCACCAAGGCAGCAGTTCGCACTCAAACAACCACCAAACACCAAGTCCTTCGTATGGTTCAGATGGTAACAACGGTATGAAATCTGACAGTCCCTCCCGCAAAAGGCGCCGTGTCCAAAGAATGCCTAGTCAGTCCCCGCCAGCAATATGGGAACATCGAAGATCTCCTCGAAACAACAATAATCATCATAACAATCATCATAATCATCCACCACAGCAACAACAGCCGCCTGTGCATCTGAATCAACATCATCAGAATTCGCACAATCATCTACACTTGCCACAACACCAGCCTGGTGCGGCTCAATTGCAACAGGGTAGTCCACCTTTGCGTAGACCAAGATTCCGTGATCAACCACGTCCCTGGGAACCAATGCCGCAGGTATTCCAACAACCATCGCCACCTCAACCGCAGCACCAGCATCCTTCCTTGATGGTCGATATCAATCAAGTTCCTGTAAGCCTTCCATTGGGGCACCATGAACAGGTGTGGACGTACTCAACGGGACCACATATTTCTATCTGCTCAGGACATCCTGCGGCACCACATATACCACCTTGCCAA GTTCATGGTGTGTACTCGCAACCATTTGCTCAAACTTGTAACATCGGTGGACACTTCGGCCCGTTCGCCTCCACACCCGCTGCACTGGCTGTTCCTCATCCGCAGCCTCATCAACCACACTATCAACACCCTCATTTAGCACAACAG CGAGCTGACGGATTTTCACTGGATGGTTTGGACCATACTAGTGCTTCGCCACTGCATGTCTCTCCGCTTGCTGCTGCCCATATTCATTCCTCGCCGCAAATGGCTCAAATTTCACCTCCGCAGCCAATTTATATATCGACCGAA GGCCGTACCAGTCAGTTCGAGCTGCTTCATAGAACGGCTCGACGCGCAATCACCGCACCACGCCGAAACTTCACTCGATTCCATTGGCCTGCACCACCAGCGCCGCATCCTCACGCTCATCCTGCTCATCGTCATCCCAGCCTGCCGCATCAGACGCTGGCTCCGCAGCCTACACAGGTTTCATTGTCCGCCACACCGTCCGCCTACTCTGGCATCCTGTTGAACTTTTT GGCTATGTTCCCGCTGTCTACGTACGGCCAACCTGACTTGAACTCGCCAGACTCTAATGAAACGGAGAATTATGAAGCTTTGCTAAGCCTAGCTGAACGTTTGGGAGAAGCGAAACCACGTGGCCTTGCGCGGCCCGAAATCGATCAGCTGCCAAGTTACAAATTTAACGCCGAAACTCATACAG GGGATCAAACGTCGTGTGTGGTATGCATGTGTGACTTCGAGGCACGACAAATTTTGAGAGTTCTACCGTGTTCTCACGAGTTTCATGCCAAGTGTGTCGACAAATGGCTAAGG tctAACCGAACCTGCCCTATCTGCCGTGGCAACGCATCAGAATATTTCGAGAGCAGCGAAGGCCAATAG
- the LOC129733363 gene encoding E3 ubiquitin-protein ligase RNF38-like isoform X1, with protein MNPGHSGTSRRPYSRGAAPRNRSRMPFSPHHSHHSNRNHGGHNQTWYNKDMENGFNYGDNNGSSPKESFTYSPKSPPMQLHSTPITNRPILMPYGATDDGSVNNRSQQILRAGPSHNDRRNNMSMLDRNRHTMSASTIDRHSNHFEGPSNSARGSDLHLDTRSALSMDSMRNGRENNRERISPTYHQGSSSHSNNHQTPSPSYGSDGNNGMKSDSPSRKRRRVQRMPSQSPPAIWEHRRSPRNNNNHHNNHHNHPPQQQQPPVHLNQHHQNSHNHLHLPQHQPGAAQLQQGSPPLRRPRFRDQPRPWEPMPQVFQQPSPPQPQHQHPSLMVDINQVPVSLPLGHHEQVWTYSTGPHISICSGHPAAPHIPPCQVHGVYSQPFAQTCNIGGHFGPFASTPAALAVPHPQPHQPHYQHPHLAQQRADGFSLDGLDHTSASPLHVSPLAAAHIHSSPQMAQISPPQPIYISTETVLNILQGRTSQFELLHRTARRAITAPRRNFTRFHWPAPPAPHPHAHPAHRHPSLPHQTLAPQPTQVSLSATPSAYSGILLNFLAMFPLSTYGQPDLNSPDSNETENYEALLSLAERLGEAKPRGLARPEIDQLPSYKFNAETHTGDQTSCVVCMCDFEARQILRVLPCSHEFHAKCVDKWLRSNRTCPICRGNASEYFESSEGQ; from the exons ATGAATCCAGGCCATTCGGGAACATCAAGACGGCCATATTCACGGGGAGCCGCCCCGAGGAATCGGTCCCGTATGCCGTTCTCACCCCATCATTCACATCATTCCAATCGTAACCACGGTGGTCACAATCAGACGTGGTATAACAAGGACATGGAAAATGGCTTCAATTATGG TGATAATAACGGGAGTAGTCCTAAAGAATCCTTCACATATTCACCAAAATCCCCACCAATGCAATTACATTCCACTCCAATCACCAATCGTCCAATTTTAATGCCTTACGGTGCTACTGATGATGGTAGTGTTAATAATAGATCTCAACAAATTCTTAGAGCCGGACCAAGTCATAATGACCGCCGTAATAACATGAGTATGCTGGATAGAAACCGGCATACAATGAGTGCTTCAACTATCGATCGACATTCG AATCACTTCGAAGGACCTTCGAATTCTGCTCGGGGGTCTGATCTGCATTTGGATACGAGGTCTGCCTTGTCTATGGATTCGATGCGTAACGGCCGTGAAAACAACCGAGAGCGCATAAGTCCGACATACCACCAAGGCAGCAGTTCGCACTCAAACAACCACCAAACACCAAGTCCTTCGTATGGTTCAGATGGTAACAACGGTATGAAATCTGACAGTCCCTCCCGCAAAAGGCGCCGTGTCCAAAGAATGCCTAGTCAGTCCCCGCCAGCAATATGGGAACATCGAAGATCTCCTCGAAACAACAATAATCATCATAACAATCATCATAATCATCCACCACAGCAACAACAGCCGCCTGTGCATCTGAATCAACATCATCAGAATTCGCACAATCATCTACACTTGCCACAACACCAGCCTGGTGCGGCTCAATTGCAACAGGGTAGTCCACCTTTGCGTAGACCAAGATTCCGTGATCAACCACGTCCCTGGGAACCAATGCCGCAGGTATTCCAACAACCATCGCCACCTCAACCGCAGCACCAGCATCCTTCCTTGATGGTCGATATCAATCAAGTTCCTGTAAGCCTTCCATTGGGGCACCATGAACAGGTGTGGACGTACTCAACGGGACCACATATTTCTATCTGCTCAGGACATCCTGCGGCACCACATATACCACCTTGCCAA GTTCATGGTGTGTACTCGCAACCATTTGCTCAAACTTGTAACATCGGTGGACACTTCGGCCCGTTCGCCTCCACACCCGCTGCACTGGCTGTTCCTCATCCGCAGCCTCATCAACCACACTATCAACACCCTCATTTAGCACAACAG CGAGCTGACGGATTTTCACTGGATGGTTTGGACCATACTAGTGCTTCGCCACTGCATGTCTCTCCGCTTGCTGCTGCCCATATTCATTCCTCGCCGCAAATGGCTCAAATTTCACCTCCGCAGCCAATTTATATATCGACCGAA ACCGTGTTAAATATTCTCCAGGGCCGTACCAGTCAGTTCGAGCTGCTTCATAGAACGGCTCGACGCGCAATCACCGCACCACGCCGAAACTTCACTCGATTCCATTGGCCTGCACCACCAGCGCCGCATCCTCACGCTCATCCTGCTCATCGTCATCCCAGCCTGCCGCATCAGACGCTGGCTCCGCAGCCTACACAGGTTTCATTGTCCGCCACACCGTCCGCCTACTCTGGCATCCTGTTGAACTTTTT GGCTATGTTCCCGCTGTCTACGTACGGCCAACCTGACTTGAACTCGCCAGACTCTAATGAAACGGAGAATTATGAAGCTTTGCTAAGCCTAGCTGAACGTTTGGGAGAAGCGAAACCACGTGGCCTTGCGCGGCCCGAAATCGATCAGCTGCCAAGTTACAAATTTAACGCCGAAACTCATACAG GGGATCAAACGTCGTGTGTGGTATGCATGTGTGACTTCGAGGCACGACAAATTTTGAGAGTTCTACCGTGTTCTCACGAGTTTCATGCCAAGTGTGTCGACAAATGGCTAAGG tctAACCGAACCTGCCCTATCTGCCGTGGCAACGCATCAGAATATTTCGAGAGCAGCGAAGGCCAATAG